The Rhinopithecus roxellana isolate Shanxi Qingling chromosome 9, ASM756505v1, whole genome shotgun sequence genome contains a region encoding:
- the LOC104671069 gene encoding ubiquitin-conjugating enzyme E2 C yields MASQNRDPAATSVTAARKGAEPSGGAARGPVGKRLQQELMTLMMSGDKGISAFPESDNLFKWVGTIHGAAGTVYEDLRYKLSLEFPSGYPYNAPTVKFLTPCYHPNVDTQGNICLDILKDKWSALYDVRTILLSIQSLLGEPNIDSPLNTHAAELWKNPTAFKKYLQETYSKQVTSQEP; encoded by the coding sequence ATGGCTTCCCAAAACCGCGACCCAGCAGCCACAAGCGTCACCGCCGCCCGTAAAGGAGCCGAGCCGAGCGGGGGCGCCGCCCGGGGTCCCGTGGGCAAAAGGCTACAGCAGGAGCTGATGACCCTCATGATGTCTGGCGATAAAGGGATTTCTGCCTTCCCTGAATCAGACAACCTTTTCAAATGGGTAGGGACCATCCATGGAGCAGCTGGAACAGTATATGAAGACCTGAGGTATAAGCTCTCACTAGAGTTCCCCAGTGGCTACCCTTACAATGCGCCCACGGTGAAATTCCTCACACCCTGCTACCACCCCAACGTGGACACCCAGGGTAACATATGCCTGGACATCCTGAAGGACAAGTGGTCTGCCCTATATGACGTCAGGACCATTCTGCTCTCCATCCAGAGCCTTCTAGGAGAACCCAACATTGATAGTCCCTTGAATACGCATGCTGCCGAGCTCTGGAAAAACCCCACAGCTTTTAAGAAGTACCTGCAAGAAACCTACTCAAAGCAGGTCACCAGCCAGGAGCCCTGA